The genome window TCGTGCGCATCGGCGTGAGCCACGTGACGGTAACGGTCAATGCCGTAACGCCCGAAGTGGGCGGCAAAATTTATGCGTGGGTACGCCACGGAAATAGAATTTACCGCGGCGAAGAAGGCGCTAGAATTCTTCAGGCGTGCCAAGAGGAGGGTATTCGCAAACTAAAAGAAGCCCGCATGATCGTCAAAATCAATACTGTCGTAATCCCTGGCGTAAATATGGATCACGTCCCCAAAATCGCGCAAAAAGCCAAGGAGTGGCAGGCCGATATCATGAACTGTATGGCGATGATCCCCGTGCATGATACCCCTTTTGCAAATATCAAATCGCCATCAAATGAAGAAATTCGCGGCATGCGCAAGCTAATCGGTGGCTCAATGGCACAGATGACTCACTGCAGCAGGTGCCGCGCCGATGCATGCGGCAAGCTTTGCGAAGGTTAAGGGCTTTGGGTTACGGCGGATTTTGTCGGCTTTTATCGGTCTGGTAAATTTAAATTTATATCGCGGTCGCGATTTTAAAGACGAACTAATGAGCTACGACGCCGAGATGGCGAAAGTCGTCGCGGACAAACTAGGACTAAAGCCTAAATTTATCGAAGCCTCGCGGGACGCTATGTTGGCAGCGTTTGACCCAGACAAAGCAGACACCGTGTTTAACCAGCAAGCATCACCGAAGAGCGTAAGAAAAAGTGCGACCACTCTGTGCCCTACACGAACTCATACTCGGCGATCATCGTACGCGAGGACAACGACGATATCAAGAGTTTCGACGATCTAAAGGGCAAGCGCTCCACGCACTCGGTAAATAGCATGTGGATACCGACCGTTGAAAAATACGGAGCAAAACTCGTCGTAGCCGATAACCCAAGCGACCAGATAAATCTCAAATCACCAAGCGCGCCGACGACATGATAGACGACGCTGCGATGTTCTACGACTACAAAAAGCACCCAAAAACCCCGATAAAGCTGATAAAAGCGGGTGAATGTCCGATGTACACGGCCGCAATCGTGCATAAAGGTAACGCCGAGCTACTAGAAGCAATAAAAAAGCATTAAACGAGCTACGAGCCGAAGGCAAATTAAAAGAAATATCGATGAAATATTTTGATAAGGATATTTCGGAATAAATTTAAAAGCGGCGGGCGGGTAAATTTAAAATTTGCAAATTTAAAATTTATGTAGCCAAATTTATTTTTCAAACTATCTTTTGACTCAAATAGATTTTTTAAATACTATTTTATAATTTTTCTACATAACATAAAACAGGTATTTTGACACCAAGAAGTCGTTAAACTAAATTTAGTAAGATTATTTTTGGTTATAGGGATATTTTGCGTAAGACTCGTGCAAATTTGAATAATTCGGAAATAAATAAGCAACTTACAAAAAGTTCAAGAAACTTTTTGTAAGAGTGCCATTTTTAGCGCTATTTGCCCTCTTCAAATGCGCCTGCAGATAAGATTTTAGCTATTCTAGCATTTAAAAGCTCATCCACTTTTAGCTTTTCAAGTTTATCTAGCTCGGTTATAAAATAGCTTGCGAGGGCTTTTACGGCAGTCTCTTTATCTCTGTGAGCGCCGTTTATCGGCTCTTCTATGACGTCGTCTATCAAATTTAAGCTTTTTAGATCGTCGGCGGTTATTTTCAGCGCTTTAGTGGCTTGCTCTTGTTTTGACGGGTCGTTCCAAAGTATAGCTGCGCAACCCTCCGGCGAGATAACCGAAAAAACTGAATTTCGCATCATGGCTAGCTTGTCGGCTACGCCTATGGCTAGAGCACCGCCGCTTCCGCCTTCACCTATAACGACGGCTATCATTGGAGTTTTTAAATTTGCAAATTCAAATAAATTTCTAGCTATCGCCTCGCTTTGACCGCGCTCCTCAGCTGCAACGCCAGGATATGCGCCCGGAGTATCTATTAAAAATAGTATCGGGAGTCCGAATTTCTCAGCCATTTTAGCTACCCGCAAAGCTTTACGGTAGCCCTCTGGATGAGGCATGCCGAAATTTCTTTTTAGTTTATTTTTGGTTCCTCGACCCTTTTGCTCGCCTATAACGACGACTTTTTTAGAGCCTATATAGCCGATAAAGCAAACTATTGCCGCATCGTCGCGATACGCTCTATCGCCGTGAAGCTCATAGTAATCCCTCATCATGCCTTTGATGTAATCAATAGCATACGGGCGATCCGGGTGACGAGCCAAAGCAAGGCGCTGAAACTCGTTAAGATTTTTGTAAATTTTAGCAGTTTCTTTTTCTAAATTTTTATTTAGAATTTCTACCGCATGTTCATCGCCGCGAATCCTCGCATTTGCGATATCATCATCTATTTGCTTGATACCTTGTTCAAAGTCTAGATAACTTGCCATTATATCTTCTTAAATATAATAGAGCCATTCGTACCGCCGAATCCAAAAGAGTTACTCATAACGGCGTTTAGCTCAGCTTTTCTAGCCACGTTTGGCACATAGTCTAGATCGCACTCCTCGTCTTTGGTTGCGTAGTTGATAGTAGGCGGTATAAGGCCTTCTTGCATAGCCATTATGGATACGACGGCCTCTATCGCGCCAGCCGCACCAAGGCAGTGTCCCGTTTGCCCCTTAGTAGAGCTAACCGGAGGTACATTGCCGCCAAAAAGAGCTTTAAGGGCTGCAGTTTCGTTTTTATCATTTGTCGGCGTCGAGGTGCCGTGTGCATTGATGTAGTCGATCTGCAAATTTCCAGCCATTTTCAAGGCTTTTTTCATCGCAGAAAGCGGTCCTTCAAGTGAAGGCGAAGTTATGTGATACGCATCGCCGCTCTCGCCAAACCCTACTATCTCGGCATAAATTTTAGCCCCTCTAGCCTTAGCGCTTTCATACTCTTCAAGTACGAGCGCGCCGCTTCCTTCACCCATTACAAAGCCGTCTCTGTCTTTATCAAAAGGCCTTGATGCCGTGTGCGGATCGTCGTTTCTAGTAGAAAGCGCCTTCATAGCCGCAAATCCGCCGATGCCTACGCCGCAAACCGTAGACTCGGAGCCTACGACTAGCATTTTTTGCGCTTCATCGACCATAATGGTTTTAGCCGCTTCGATGATGGCGTGAGTAGATGCCGCACATGCCGTTACGCTAGAGATATTGGGCCCTTTTAAGCCGTGCTCTATCGAAACTATGCCACCAAGCATATTCACTAGCGCAGAAGGTATAAAAAACGGAGAAATTCGTCTTGAGCCTTTTTCAAGCAAGATATTAGAGTTTTTTTCGATATTAGGCAAGCCGCCTATGCCGGCAGCCGAGCTAACGCCGAAATTTTCAGCGTCGAATTCGCCGAAATTTGCATCAGCCATGGCCTCTTTAGCAGCCTTTAATCCAAGCTGGATAAATCTATCGACTTTTTTGACCTCTTTAGCGTCCATCACGCTAAGCGGGTCAAAGTCCGTTATCTCGGCAGCAATCTGAACTGGAAAATCGCTCGCGTCAAAAGAGGTTATCTTTTTTACGCCGGTTTTACCTTCGCAGATAGCCTTAAATGAACTATCTTTGTCGAGCCCTAAAGCGTTGATCATCCCAATCCCGGTTACTACGACTCTTTTCAAGATCTCTCCTTACAAAAACTTATTTGTTTAGTTTCTCGATGTAGCTTACGACGTCGTTTATAGTGATCAGCTTTTCAGCGTCGCTATCAGGTATCTCTACCTCAAATTTCTCCTCAAGAGCCATAACTAGCTCAACCACGTCAAGCGAGTCTGCGCCTAGATCCTCGATAATCTTAGACTCAAGTTTTACTGCATCCGGAGCCACGCTTAGTTGCTCAACTACTACGTCTCTTACGTCATCAAATATTGCCATTTTCTTCTCCTAAAAATAAAAATTTCGTGATTTTAATATATTTTAGCTTAAACTTTCGCAAAAACGTAAAATTTACGCGCTTACATATATAGTCCGCCGTTGATCTTTAGCGTCTCGCCCGTGACATAGCTGGCGTGATCGCTTAGCAAAAACGCCACGGCTTCGGCCACTTCGCTAGCGCTTCCGAATCGCTTTAGCGGGATGTTGTCGCTGTAAGTTTTTTTGATCTCGTCACTTAGCTCGCTCGTCATATCCGTCTCGATAAAGCCTGGAGTTACGCAGTTGAAACGAATATTTCTCCCCGCACCCTCTTTGGCGAAGCTTTTGTTCATCGCGATCATTCCGCCCTTGCTTGCAGCGTAGTTTGCCTGCCCGGCATTGCCCATCTCGCCCACGATCGAGGCTACGTTTACGACGGCGCCGAAGCGTTTTTTGCTCATTACTTTTAGCGCCTCGCGGCATCCGATAAAGGCCGAGGTCAAATTTGCGCCTATCACGCTAGTAAAATCTTCCGTCTTCATGCGAAGCGCGAGCTTGTCGTTCGTGATACCGGCGTTATTTACGAGGTAGCTTAGCTCGCTGTCGGCGTCCGCGATCAAATTTATAGCTTTTATAAACTCATCCTCGTCCGTAGCGTCAAATTTAACCACCGCGGCCTGTCCGCCGTTTGCTACGATCTCAGCTTGCAATGCATCGGCGATTTCGGGCTTTGAGCGATAGTTTATCCAGACTTTTAGTCCCATTTGCGCCAGGGTTTTGGCTATCTGCGCGCCGATACCGCGGCTAGCTCCCGTGATTAGCACGTTTTTTCCGCTAAATTTCATTTTTTCTCCTTGATTTTAAATTTGACCCGCATTTTATCAGACGAAAGCTAAAAAACCGATTTCTCGGCGCAAAACCCGCTGGCGTAAATTTTAGCCAGCTATCTTGTAAGCTCAAAGCTAAGATCGATCAGATCCTCCACCTGCTCGGGCGCGATTTTGGAGCTTAAATTTACGCTGATCCAGTGCTTTTTATTCATATGATATGCGGGCAAAATTTGATCTGCGTCGCGCAGGATCGCCGCAAGATCGGGCTTACATTTTAGATTTAGGATTTCTAGCGCCTCTGTGCTTTTAAGCCCTAGCTTGCCGCCGTCCACGCGCATAAAAACGGCGAACCATTTTTGATTTTTCGCGTGGCGAAACACGGCAAATTCCGGGTGTTTGTCAAATATCCGCTCGCCCTGAGCGCCGAATTTCTCCTCGATGTAGCTAAAAATCCGCTTCCGTGCGGGCATCATCTGCCTCCTTTGCAAAAGCAGGCGTCCAGATGATCGTCCACTACGCCCGCGCTTTGCAAAAACGCATAGACGCTCGTAGGCCCCAGAAATTTAAACCCGCGCTTTTTCATCTCTTTTGCAACGAAGTCGGCAAGCGGCGTGGTGGCGGGGATCTGCTTTATATTTTCGTAGTGATTTATGATGGGTTTGCCCTCAAATTTGGGATCAAATTTAGGCAAAAGATAGCCCCAAAGATAGTCGTAAAAGCTGCCAAACTCGCTTGCGACGGCGAGGAATGCGCGGGCGTTTGCGGCAAGCGAGTTTAGCTTCAGGCGGTTTCTGATGAGTGCAGGGTTTTGCATAAATTTTGCCGTCTGCTCCTCGCCGTAGAGCGAAATTTTATGCGCGTCAAATCCGTCAAACGCCGCCCGCATCGCCTCGCGCTTAAGCAGCACGGCATGCCACGAGATGCCCGCTTGAAAGCCCTCCAGCACGATGAGCTCGAAAAATTTCGCATCGTCTTTTATGAGTTTACCCCACTCCTCGTCGTGATATACGCGCTCCAGCTCGCTTTTCTCTGCCCAGTCGCAGCGGATTTTAGGTTTTTGAGTATTTTGCAAATTTGACCCCTTGTTCGTATAAATTTGAGAGATTGTAGCGAAATTTGGGTTAAGAAAGATGGTGGAAAATCAAATTTTACTCGGCAAAATTTGATTTAAAAATTCGGTAAATTTGAAAGTGATTGAAACCGTTTTTACAAAATTTAAAAGCACCGCAAGCCGAATTCTCGAAATTGAATCTTAAATTTGGCTTGCGATACGAAATAGTATTTGCGAGTATTTTGAGATGGATTTGAATGTTGTGCGGAAAATTTTGTCCAAGATAGAACACGCGGTTCATCGTAGGACAAAATTTTCAAACTCATTCAAAACCAGCGAAGCGACGCCTTGGGCGTGGTTTCTGTAAAGACGCTCAAAAGACGCCGCAAATTAGCCTATATTCTCTCCCGCAATCATACCAAACGTTAAGCAGTCAGCTATCGCCACGCTACCTAAGCGGCTAGCTCCGTGTACGCCGCCGGTGATCTCGCCTGCTGCAAATAATCTTGGGATAGGCATCTCTGTTTGTAGAGAGATGACCTGGGCTTTGGTATTAATATCGATACCGCCCATAGTGTGGTGGAGTTTTGGCGTACCGCGCATAGCGTAGAACGGCGGTTTAGAGATATCTACGCCGTTTGTGGTGGTTTTATCCATAGGTTTACCAAAGTCCTCGTCTTTGCCCGATTTAACGAAGCTATTATATCTCTCGACGGTCTTTTTTAGCTCTGCGGCAGGGATTTTATAAGCCGCCGCTAGCTCGTCTAGAGTTTCAAATTTCTTTAGTACGCCTGATTCCAGCGGTTTAGTGTAGTGTTCAGGTATGACCATATTTTTTACGCCATCAGAGTCGCAGAAGTTGATCGGATAGATATCGGCTTTTGCGTCGATTACTTTAAACATAGCTTGAGAGCGGGTGCGGCGGTCTGCTAGCTCGTTCATGTAGCGTTTGCCGGTTCTTGGATCGACTGAGATACCGTAGCGGAAGCTTCCGTTTACGTTAAACATAGAGCCTACGCCAAAGCCTTTTTCATCAGGGCATGCCCATGGACCGAATTGTATCCAGCTAAGTTGCACTGGGGTAGCGCCGATCCTAAACGCCTCTTTCATAGCGCCTGCGGTTGCGCCCGGGTGGTTGGTGCTATCCGTAGTAGGCAGGATTGAAGGGTCTTGAACCTGTCTAAAAAATACGTCGCGGCAAAATCCGCCCGCAGCTAGCACTACGCCTTTTTTAGCTTTTATAACTTTTTTAGTTCCGGTAGTGTTTTCGGCGTCGTCTTTTTGGCTCTTTGGATCAAATTTATAATCCTCTCTGATGATCACTCCGTCTACGCCGCCGTCTTCGCCAAGGACGAATTCGTCAAATTTAGCTCTTTGTCTTAGCTCGCAGCCTTGTAGGTTTTTGAAGTATTCTACCATCGGCTGAACGATACCCGAACCCGAGCCGTTAGCGGTCTGAAGCGATCTAGGTACGCTGTGTCCGCCTGCGTGAGTAACTTTATCTATATATTTAGCGCCGCATTTTAGAGTTAGTTTATATGCGTCTTGCGCGCGAGTAGCGATGGTATCGATGAGGTCTACGTGGTTTAGGCCGCGGCCCGCTTTTAGGCAGTCTTTGATAAATAGCTCGTTGCTATCTTTGATGCCTTCAGCTTTTTGTTTGTCGCTGTTTGGAACGGCAAATATGCCGCCGTTGATAACGGAGTTACCGCCGACGCGTCCCATCTTTTCTAGGATTAGGACTTTGTTGCCTTTTTCGGCTGCAGTGATACCCGCCGCAAGTCCGGCAAAACCGGAGCCCACGATAACTACGTCCCACTCCTCGTCAAATTTGACGTCTTTAGAGTTTACGGCTGCTTGCGCATTTACTCCGCCTAGAGCTAAAGCTCCGGCACCTACCATACCTAACTTAACAAAATCTCTTCTTGAAACGTTTGAGTTTTTCATAGCTTCTCCTTAAATTTACTTAGCTATTACCTGTAAATCTTTAATTTACGACTCTACTCTAAATACCTTTATTACTCTTGGCGTCTTTTGGGCGTCCTCCTTAGATTAAATTTATTTTAGCTAGTGTTATTATAGGACTTAACTTTAAAGAATAAGCTTAAATGAAGGTGTAATTTATAATTTATTAGTAATACTTAAAGATTTATTTAGCCTCAAAACGTGATTATATCGGGGTAGAGTAGAGCTAAAATAAATTTGAATTTTATGCGGTTAAATTTGGGGTGGGGTGTGGGAATTTAGAGACAGAAGAGTTGGCTTGGGTGGAATTGGGGATAAATTAGAATTTTTTGGAAATGGGTAGGCGGAATTTGAGGGCGCCGAATATTTTATCAGGAAAAAGGAAAGTAAAAATTTGAGAATACTTTTCGGTGGTGTCCCCAACAGGATTTGAACCTGTGGCCTCAGAATTAGGAATTCTGCGCTCTATCCAGCTGAGCTATGAGGACAGAAAATATATTAAATTTGCAAAATAAAAGCCATTTTAATCGCAAAGGCTAAAATGTGGATTAAATTTAAAGGCGAGGATTTAACATCCCCGCCAAATTCGGCTTAGCCGTTTCTTTTCTTAATAATCTCTTCGCTAACGTTCTTTGGAACTTCCTCATAGTGGTCAAATTCCATAGAATAAGTCGCGCGACCTTGCGTCATAGAGCGAAGGTCCGTAGAGTAACCAAACATTTGGGCTAGCGGGCAGAAAGCCGTGATAATCTTGCTTCCGTTTCGCTCGTCCATAGAGTTTACCTGTCCGCGACGTTTGTTTAAGTCGCCGATAACGTCGCCCATATAATCCTCAGGCGTCTCAACCTCGACCTTCATCATAGGCTCAAGGATAACCGCACCCGCTTTTCTAGCGCCCTCTTTGAAGCCCATAGAAGCAGCAAGTTTAAACGCCATTTCAGACGAGTCGACTTCGTGGTAGCTACCGTCAAATAGCGTAACTTTAACGTCTTCGACCGGATAGCCGGCAAGTACGCCGTTTTGAAGCGCTTCTTTGCAGCCTTTTTCAACCGCAGGGATGTACTCCTTAGGAACTACGCCGCCTTTAATGTCGTTAACGAACTCAAATCCGCTAGCCGCAGGTAGCGGCTCAAGGCGCAAGAATACGTGTCCGTACTGACCGCGACCTCCTGATTGTTTGGCGTATTTATACTCTTGCTCGACTGTTTTGCGGATAGTCTCGCGGTACGCGACTTGCGGTTGACCTACTTCGGCATCGACTTTAAATTCGCGTAGCATTCTATCTACGATGATCTCAAGGTGAAGCTCGCCCATACCGCTGATGATGGTTTGACCGCTCTCTTCGTCGGTACCTACTCTAAAGCTTGGGTCTTCTTGAGCTAGTTTTTGAAGCGCGATAGCCATTTTTTCTTGGTCGGCTTTAGTTTTTGGCTCGACGGCAACGCTGATAACCGGCTCAGGGAAGTCCATCTTCTCAAGGATAACCTTGTCTTTTTCGCTTGCAAGCGTATCGCCGGTTAGGGTATTTTTTAGACCTACGACCGCGCCGATCTCGCCCGCGTGAAGAATCGAAATTTCCTCGCGTTTGTTTGAGTGCATTTTTAGCAAGCGACCGATTCTTTCTTTATTATCCTGAACTGTGTTGTAAGCATAGCTACCGCTCTCAAGACTACCGCGGTAAACGCGGATAAAGGTAAGCTGTCCGACGAACGGGTCGGTCATAATCTTAAACGCAAGAGCCGCAAATTCGCCGTTATCGGTGCTTTCTACCGTTACTTCGCTACCGTCTTCATAAACGCCCTTAATCGCCTCGATCTCGTCCGGAGCAGGCAAATACGCTACGACTGCGTCAAGTAGCGGCTGGATACCTTTGTTTTTAAATGCCGTTCCGCAAAGCATCGGAGTTATCGTCATTCTTAAGCAGCCTGCTTTGATCCCTTTTTTAATCTCCTCTTCGCTTAGCTCCTCGCCCGAGAAAAATTTCTCCATCAAACTATCATCGGTTTCAGAAACCGCTTCGATCAACTTAGTGCGGTACTCTTCGGCTTTTTCTTTTACCTCTGCAGGGATTTCTATCTCTTTATAGTCGGTCGGCTTTTTGTCGTCTTCCCAAACGTAAGCTTTCATCTTAACAAGATCGACCACGCCTCTAAAGTTATCCTCTGCACCGATAGGAATTTGAATAGGCACAGGATTTGCTTTTAGGCGGTTTCTGATTTGAGACTCGACGTTAAAGAAATTTGCGCCGATTCTGTCCATTTTGTTTACGAAAACGATTCTTGGGACGTGATATTTATTTGCTTGTCTCCAAACGGTCTCAGACTGAGGCTGTACGCCGCCGACTGAGCAGAATACCGAAACAGCACCGTCAAGAACGCGCATAGAACGCTCGACTTCGATAGTAAAGTCGACGTGGCCCGGAGTGTCGATCAAATTTATCTGGTGATCTTTCCAAAAGCAAGTGGTCGCCGCAGACGTAATCGTAATGCCGCGCTCTTTTTCTTGCTCCATCCAGTCCATCGTAGCAGCGCCGTCGTGAACCTCACCGATCTTGTGGCTCATACCCGTAAAGAACAAAATTCTTTCGCTGGTCGTAGTTTTACCGGCATCGATGTGAGCAGCGATACCGATGTTTCTAACCATATGTAAAGGGGTTTTTCTATCTGCCATACTAGCCTCCTCTTACCAGCGGTAGTGAGCAAACGCTTTGTTAGCTTCTGCCATTTTGTAGGTGTCTTCCTTCTTCTTGAAAGACGCGCCTTTTGAATTTGCCGCATCAAGTAGCTCGTTAGCTAGCTTGTCGATCATGGTTCTTTCGCTTCTTTTTCTAGCAAAACCGATGATCCAGCGGATAGCAAGAGCTTGTTGGCGAGCCGGGCGAACCTCTACCGGTACTTGGTAGGTAGCGCCGCCGACGCGACGAGATTTAACCTCCATAAGAGGCTTAATGTTTTCGATAGCATCGTTAAATACGTCTATACCTTTTACGTCGCCGCTTTTTTTCTCGATAGCTTTGATAGCGCCGTACATGATCTCGGTAGCGACGCTTTTTTTGCCGTCGTACATAAGAGAGTTAATAAATTTAGTGATTACCTTATTGCCGTAAATTGGATCCGGCATTACTTCCCTGACGGGAGCTTTTCTTCTTCTCATTTGATTATTCCTTCAAATTTTATAAATTTTACTCAAACCTATGCCGCTAATGGCATGGTCTGCGAACCTAAATTTTTATTTCTTTTTACCCGCTGCGGCTGCTGCTTGACCAGGTTTTGGACGTTTAGCGCCGTATTTTGAGCGAGAAACTGTTCTTTTCGCAACGCCGGCTGTATCAAGAGCGCCGCGTACGATGTGGTATTTAACGCCCGGCAAGTCCTTAACACGACCGCCGCGCACTAGCACGATGCTGTGTTCTTGTAGGTTGTGGCCTTCACCGCCGATATAGCTGATCACTTCAAATCCGCTTGTAAGCCTAACTTTGGCAACTTTTCTCAAAGCCGAGTTTGGTTTTTTAGGAGTCGTAGTATAGACCCTGGTGCAAACTCCTCTTCTTTGAGGACACTCTTTTAGCGCTGGAGATTTTGACTTAAAAGTCACTTTCTTGCGCTCTTTTCTGACCAATTGATTAATGGTTGGCACAGTAATTCCTTTCGACTAAATTTATTAAAAAGACTTGATTTTATTTAAATTTGGCTTAATATAAGGTAAATTTCATCTTTAAGGCCGAGTTTTATCATGCTAATCTTTTCTAATCGCGTACTTTCCGCTTCCGCTAAAGATAATGCAAAGCGATAAAGCGATGTAAAGATATAAAATTTCGGCCTTAAAGCCGCCGGCATTTGTAAGCTCTAGTAAATTTCCGAGTCCGTGATAGGCGTACATTATCGTTAGGCTCATGCCGATAATGAGCAATGCTGCGATCCTTGAAAATATCCCTAGAATTATCATTAGCGGCGCAACAACCTCGCCGACATATGAGCCGTATGCAATAATCTCAGGCAAGCCGGCTTTTTGTTAAAATACTTTTTACGCCGCCTATGCCGTGTAAAATTTTAGCAAAGCCGTGCATAAAAAGACAGATACCAAGCCCCAATCTCGCAAATAAAATTCCCAAATCGAAATTTTTCATTTTTACTCCAAATTTTCAAATTTAAAGGATTGATTTTATCTGATTAGTTTTAAAGCGAGGTAAATTTAAGCCCCGCCGAATTTGGCGAGGCTTGTGGGGTTAAATTTTAGTTTTGTTTTAGCTTGATCTTTTGATCTTGATAAAGACCCGTTCCGACAGGGATCATGCGTCCTAGAATGACGTTTTCTTTTAGATCCTCGAGGTGGTCGATCTTGGCTGCGATCGAAGCCTCGGTTAGAACCTTGGTTGTCTCTTGGAACGATGCGGCCGAGATCACGCTATCGCTTCCGATAGCAGCACGCGTAACGCCTAGCAAAATAGGCTCGGCGATCGCAGGATTGCCGCCCATTCGCATTATGCGCTCGTTTTCTTCCTTAAATCTCGTTCGAGAGATCATATCGCCGGTGATGAAATTCGTATCGCCGCTATCGACGATCTTAACCTGGCGAAGCATCTGAGAAACTATGATCTCAATGTGCTTATCGGCGATCGCAACGCCTTGAGAGCGGTAAACTTGCTGAATTTCGCTGATCAAATAATAGTGCAGCGCCTTTTCGCCCAAAATTCTCAAAACGTCGTGGCTTGATATTAGTCCGTCGGTTAGCTTCTCGCCGGCGTGGATAAATTCGCCGTCGCGAACTTGAATTTGACGAGTTTTGTCTATCAAGTACTCGGCAGTAGCGCCGTCGTCGGCCTCGATCACGATGCGTTCTTTAGAGCGAAGCGGTTTTTCAAACCTTACGGTGCCGTCGATTTCAGCGATGATAGCCGTATTTTTCGGACGTCTAGCCTCAAATAGCTCGGATACGCGCGGCAAACCGCCCGTGATGTCTTTCGACTTCGCGACGGCTTTAGGCGTCTTAGCTAGGATATCGGCTTGCTTCACCACTTCGTCGTTGGCTACGAATATCGCGGTTTTTGGCTCTAGCTGATAGCGGATCATTTTGCCATCATCGGTGCTGATAACGATCGTAGGCTTGATGCCCGAAGGTAGATACTCGTTGATAACTAGACGGCTCTGGCCGGTCGCCTCGTCGTACTGCTCGGCGGCGCTATAGCCTGGCTCGATATCCTCGTACGTAACCTTACCTGCAGCCTCGGCGATGATCGGCGTAGAGTACGGATCCCACTCGGCTATGACGGTTTTTTCTTGGCTTTCCGGCTCAGAGATAACTGCTTTGCTATCCACGATATCGCTATCGTTTGCTTTGATGATAGAGTTTCGCGGGATATAGTAACGAACCGCTTCTCTATCGTCCTCGTCGGCAACTACGACAAATAGTCCTTTTTCGGTTACGACGTGGCCTTTTTTGATATTTCTTAAGCGCTCTAAATAATCGCCTTTTAAGATATAAAATTTAAGCACGCCGTTTGCACCTGCAAGGATTTTCTTAGCGATCGGCTCGCCGTCCTCTACCTTTATCTCGCTGGCAAACGGGATACGTTTCGGTACGTTCCAGCCCTCTTTGATGACCTCTGCGATACTCTCGTTCTCTTTGACTGAGTCGCCATCGGCATAAGGGATGTAAATTTT of Campylobacter showae contains these proteins:
- a CDS encoding radical SAM protein, which produces MNFYTRAFLNNHPCFNKKASAAYGRVHLPVAPHCNIQCNFCNRIYDCANENRPGVTAKVQSPDEAVRYVENLFKFRQDISVIGIAGPGDPMCDADKTLSTFEKCKARFPHALLCLSTNGLSLPEHVDDIVRIGVSHVTVTVNAVTPEVGGKIYAWVRHGNRIYRGEEGARILQACQEEGIRKLKEARMIVKINTVVIPGVNMDHVPKIAQKAKEWQADIMNCMAMIPVHDTPFANIKSPSNEEIRGMRKLIGGSMAQMTHCSRCRADACGKLCEG
- the accA gene encoding acetyl-CoA carboxylase carboxyl transferase subunit alpha, coding for MASYLDFEQGIKQIDDDIANARIRGDEHAVEILNKNLEKETAKIYKNLNEFQRLALARHPDRPYAIDYIKGMMRDYYELHGDRAYRDDAAIVCFIGYIGSKKVVVIGEQKGRGTKNKLKRNFGMPHPEGYRKALRVAKMAEKFGLPILFLIDTPGAYPGVAAEERGQSEAIARNLFEFANLKTPMIAVVIGEGGSGGALAIGVADKLAMMRNSVFSVISPEGCAAILWNDPSKQEQATKALKITADDLKSLNLIDDVIEEPINGAHRDKETAVKALASYFITELDKLEKLKVDELLNARIAKILSAGAFEEGK
- a CDS encoding beta-ketoacyl-ACP synthase II; amino-acid sequence: MKRVVVTGIGMINALGLDKDSSFKAICEGKTGVKKITSFDASDFPVQIAAEITDFDPLSVMDAKEVKKVDRFIQLGLKAAKEAMADANFGEFDAENFGVSSAAGIGGLPNIEKNSNILLEKGSRRISPFFIPSALVNMLGGIVSIEHGLKGPNISSVTACAASTHAIIEAAKTIMVDEAQKMLVVGSESTVCGVGIGGFAAMKALSTRNDDPHTASRPFDKDRDGFVMGEGSGALVLEEYESAKARGAKIYAEIVGFGESGDAYHITSPSLEGPLSAMKKALKMAGNLQIDYINAHGTSTPTNDKNETAALKALFGGNVPPVSSTKGQTGHCLGAAGAIEAVVSIMAMQEGLIPPTINYATKDEECDLDYVPNVARKAELNAVMSNSFGFGGTNGSIIFKKI
- the acpP gene encoding acyl carrier protein is translated as MAIFDDVRDVVVEQLSVAPDAVKLESKIIEDLGADSLDVVELVMALEEKFEVEIPDSDAEKLITINDVVSYIEKLNK
- the fabG gene encoding 3-oxoacyl-ACP reductase FabG; this encodes MKFSGKNVLITGASRGIGAQIAKTLAQMGLKVWINYRSKPEIADALQAEIVANGGQAAVVKFDATDEDEFIKAINLIADADSELSYLVNNAGITNDKLALRMKTEDFTSVIGANLTSAFIGCREALKVMSKKRFGAVVNVASIVGEMGNAGQANYAASKGGMIAMNKSFAKEGAGRNIRFNCVTPGFIETDMTSELSDEIKKTYSDNIPLKRFGSASEVAEAVAFLLSDHASYVTGETLKINGGLYM
- a CDS encoding MmcQ/YjbR family DNA-binding protein, giving the protein MMPARKRIFSYIEEKFGAQGERIFDKHPEFAVFRHAKNQKWFAVFMRVDGGKLGLKSTEALEILNLKCKPDLAAILRDADQILPAYHMNKKHWISVNLSSKIAPEQVEDLIDLSFELTR
- a CDS encoding DNA-3-methyladenine glycosylase I, which gives rise to MQNTQKPKIRCDWAEKSELERVYHDEEWGKLIKDDAKFFELIVLEGFQAGISWHAVLLKREAMRAAFDGFDAHKISLYGEEQTAKFMQNPALIRNRLKLNSLAANARAFLAVASEFGSFYDYLWGYLLPKFDPKFEGKPIINHYENIKQIPATTPLADFVAKEMKKRGFKFLGPTSVYAFLQSAGVVDDHLDACFCKGGR
- a CDS encoding flavocytochrome c; this translates as MKNSNVSRRDFVKLGMVGAGALALGGVNAQAAVNSKDVKFDEEWDVVIVGSGFAGLAAGITAAEKGNKVLILEKMGRVGGNSVINGGIFAVPNSDKQKAEGIKDSNELFIKDCLKAGRGLNHVDLIDTIATRAQDAYKLTLKCGAKYIDKVTHAGGHSVPRSLQTANGSGSGIVQPMVEYFKNLQGCELRQRAKFDEFVLGEDGGVDGVIIREDYKFDPKSQKDDAENTTGTKKVIKAKKGVVLAAGGFCRDVFFRQVQDPSILPTTDSTNHPGATAGAMKEAFRIGATPVQLSWIQFGPWACPDEKGFGVGSMFNVNGSFRYGISVDPRTGKRYMNELADRRTRSQAMFKVIDAKADIYPINFCDSDGVKNMVIPEHYTKPLESGVLKKFETLDELAAAYKIPAAELKKTVERYNSFVKSGKDEDFGKPMDKTTTNGVDISKPPFYAMRGTPKLHHTMGGIDINTKAQVISLQTEMPIPRLFAAGEITGGVHGASRLGSVAIADCLTFGMIAGENIG